The nucleotide sequence ATATTCCCGGTGACGCGGGGAGCGAACAAGACTCCGGGCCGCGGGACTTCCGGACACGGCTCGCGTACGGTTGAACCATGGCTACCGTTGACATCACAGGTGAACAGTTCGCATCGACCATCGAGGGCAATGACATTGTCCTGGTGGACTTCTGGGCTGAATGGTGCGGCCCCTGCCGCCAGTTCGCTCCCACGTTCTCCGCGGCGTCCGAGAAGCACCCGGACGTCGTCTTCGCGAAAGTGGACACCGAAGCCGAGCAGCAGCTCGCAGCGGAGGCAGGCATCTCCTCGATCCCCACGCTGATGGCATTCCGCGAGAAGGTGCTGGTGTTCTCGCAGCCCGGCGCGCTGCCCGCCGCGCAGCTAGAGCAGGTCATCGACGCCGTCAAGGCCCTCGACATGGAGGAAGTCCACGCGCACGTGGCCCGCTCCCAGGCCGAGGCTGCCGCAGCGGCCGGCAACGCCCCAGCCAAGAACGCCGGACCGCAGGACGGCTCGCAGATCCCGGACTTCTAAGCGCTCTCTCTTAACCAGAAAACGCGGGGTCATTCTCTGGCAGAGAATGACCCCGCGTTGTTCGTTGCCGAAAAACTAGAGGCGTTCCACCTTGACCGGTTCGGCCAGCAGCGCGCTGAGGGATTCGTTCAGGTCCTGCAGGGCGATGCCCTTGGAGTGCGCGTCGAGGGCCTCTTCCGACTCCCAGCGCTCAGTCAGGACCAGCTTCTCCTCCGTCGCCTCGGTGAGCTCGTACCGGATGCAGCCGGGCTCGTTGACTACCTCGTCGATGGCGATTTCCAGGGCGAGCTTCACACGGAAGAATTCGCCGTCGTTGGGGATGAACGTGGCCTGCAGGTCGATGGGTGCACTCATGGATTTCACAATACCGGCCCGCGGCAGTGCGCCCTGACCGGTTACGTCAAGCGGCCCCGTACTGCTTCTCTGGCATCCGCCCAGTTGATAGCGTGCCACCATGCGCGCTTACACCGCCGGGGACGCAGACGTCCCCCTGCTCGAGGAAACCATCGGCCAGAACTTTGAGCGCGTGGTGGCGCAGTTCCCGCTGCATGACGCGCTGATCGAAGCCGCCCCCGTGCCGGGCGCGGATGCCCGCCGCTGGAGCTACACCAAACTGAACGACGACGTCGACCGGCTGTCCCGCGGGCTCCTCGCCTTGGGCGTCGCGAAGGGTGAGCGGATCGGCATCTGGAGCCCGAACTGCGCGGAATGGACCATCCTGCAGTACGCCACCGCGAAGATCGGGGCGGTCCTGGTGAACGTGAACCCTTCGTACCGCAGCCACGAGCTGGAGTTCGTGGTGAAACAAAACGGCATGCGGATGCTGGTCACGGCACCCTCGGACCGGAACAGCGACTACGTGGGCATGGCCCGCCAGGCGCTCGCCGAATGCCCCGACCTCCGCGAGCTCGTGTTCCTGCCGGATTTCGGATTGGAGGGGCTCGACGCCGGCGTCCCCCTAAGTGAGCAGGAGCTCACCTACGCTGAGCTGCTGAAGCGGGCTGACGCCGTCGGGCATTCTGTCCTGCTGGCCCGCATGGCCGGCCTCGGTCCGCACGATCCCGTCAACCTGCAGTACACCTCCGGAACCACAGGCTTCCCCAAGGGCGCCACGCTGACGCACCACAACATCCTCAATAACGGGTACGCCATCGGCGAGCTGCTGGGGTACACCGAGCACGACCGGGTGGTGATTCCGGTGCCTTTCTACCACTGCTTCGGAATGGTGATCGGGAACCTGAACGCACTGAGCCACGGCGCCGCGACGATCATTCCGGGACGGGGCTTCACGCCGGCCGCCGCGCTGGAGGCCGTGCAGGATTTCGGCGGAACGTCGCTGTACGGGGTTCCCACCATGTTCATCGCCGAGCTCGCGCTGCCCGACTTCGCCTCGTACGACCTCTCCACGCTCCGCACCGGGGTGATGGCCGGCTCGCCGTGCCCCATCGAGGTGATGAACCGGGTGATTTCCGAGATGAACATGAAGGACGTGGCCATCTGTTACGGCATGACGGAGACGTCGCCGGTGTCCACCATGACCCGCGCCGGCGACACCCTGCAGCAGCGGACGGAAACCGTAGGACGCACCATGCCGCGGCTGGAAAGCAAGATCGTGGATCTGGCCGGGGAGGTCGTGGAGCGGGGCGAGATCGGTGAACTGTGTACCCGCGGCTACGCCGTGATGCAGGGGTACTGGAACCAGCCCGAGAAAACAGCCGAGGCCATCGATGCGGACGGCTGGATGCACACCGGGGACCTGGCGCGGATGGACGACGACGGGTACGTGGTGATCGAGGGCCGGATGAAGGACATGGTGATCCGCGGCGGCGAGAACATCTACCCGCGCGAGATCGAGGAGTTCCTCTACACGCACCCGTCCGTCCAGGACGTGCAGGTGATCGGAGTCCCGGACGCCAAGTACGGCGAGGAACTCATGGCCTGCGTCATCCTCAAGCCCGGGGCCGCGCCGCTGGACGCCGCGGCGGTGGCGGAGTTCTGCCGCGGAAAGCTGGCGCACTTCAAGGTGCCCCGCTACGTCGAGGTGCGGGACAGCTTCCCCATGACGGTGTCCGGCAAGATCCGCAAGGTGGAGATGCGCGAGGAAGCCGTCGCCCGCCTGGGTCTCTGAGCGCGAGCGTACAGTTGTGGCCCTTGGAAAGCGCTTCCCTGGGGCCCCAACTGTACGTTCGCGCCAGATCAGTGGGCGCGGTGGTCCTGGATGGTCATTCGCGGGCCGAAGGTGGGTTTCCGGAAGCCGCTCAGGCCAAGCATCCGGACCACCCGCTGCCGGTGCCCTGCCCACGGCTCCAGCAGCGCCAACATCCCGGCGTCGTCGGTGCGCCGTCCGGTCAGCGCCGCGCCCACATAGGCGGCCAGGTGGTAGTCGCCCACGGCGATGGAGTCCGGGCAGCCGTGCGTCCGCTGCACCACCTCCGCGGCCGTCCACACCCCGATCCCCGGGATGGTCTGCATCTTGGCGGCTGCCTCGGCCGCCGGCAGGGCAGCCAGGCGTTCAAGTGCGACGGCGGAACGCAGGGCGCGCATGACGGTCGCCGACCGCTGCGGGCCGACACCCGCCCGG is from Arthrobacter sp. QXT-31 and encodes:
- a CDS encoding putative quinol monooxygenase: MSAPIDLQATFIPNDGEFFRVKLALEIAIDEVVNEPGCIRYELTEATEEKLVLTERWESEEALDAHSKGIALQDLNESLSALLAEPVKVERL
- a CDS encoding AMP-binding protein → MRAYTAGDADVPLLEETIGQNFERVVAQFPLHDALIEAAPVPGADARRWSYTKLNDDVDRLSRGLLALGVAKGERIGIWSPNCAEWTILQYATAKIGAVLVNVNPSYRSHELEFVVKQNGMRMLVTAPSDRNSDYVGMARQALAECPDLRELVFLPDFGLEGLDAGVPLSEQELTYAELLKRADAVGHSVLLARMAGLGPHDPVNLQYTSGTTGFPKGATLTHHNILNNGYAIGELLGYTEHDRVVIPVPFYHCFGMVIGNLNALSHGAATIIPGRGFTPAAALEAVQDFGGTSLYGVPTMFIAELALPDFASYDLSTLRTGVMAGSPCPIEVMNRVISEMNMKDVAICYGMTETSPVSTMTRAGDTLQQRTETVGRTMPRLESKIVDLAGEVVERGEIGELCTRGYAVMQGYWNQPEKTAEAIDADGWMHTGDLARMDDDGYVVIEGRMKDMVIRGGENIYPREIEEFLYTHPSVQDVQVIGVPDAKYGEELMACVILKPGAAPLDAAAVAEFCRGKLAHFKVPRYVEVRDSFPMTVSGKIRKVEMREEAVARLGL
- the trxA gene encoding thioredoxin, coding for MATVDITGEQFASTIEGNDIVLVDFWAEWCGPCRQFAPTFSAASEKHPDVVFAKVDTEAEQQLAAEAGISSIPTLMAFREKVLVFSQPGALPAAQLEQVIDAVKALDMEEVHAHVARSQAEAAAAAGNAPAKNAGPQDGSQIPDF